In Chryseobacterium camelliae, one DNA window encodes the following:
- the tsaA gene encoding tRNA (N6-threonylcarbamoyladenosine(37)-N6)-methyltransferase TrmO, with the protein MEITLQPVATVKNFRTEPIDDNWETIIAEIELADHIPTEAFNNISSFSHLEIIYYFDKVEKEDIVFSGHPRGNVNYPMTGIFGQRKKDRPNTIGLATVELLEHNNRTIKVKFLDAINGTPVLDIKPVFKEFQPKTEIKQPIWVADLMKNYWK; encoded by the coding sequence ATGGAAATTACACTTCAGCCTGTAGCAACGGTAAAAAATTTCAGGACGGAACCAATCGACGACAATTGGGAAACCATCATTGCAGAAATTGAATTGGCAGACCATATTCCTACAGAAGCTTTTAACAACATTTCAAGCTTTTCCCATCTGGAAATTATTTATTATTTTGATAAGGTAGAAAAAGAAGATATCGTTTTTTCAGGCCATCCGAGAGGTAATGTAAATTATCCGATGACAGGTATTTTCGGGCAGCGTAAAAAGGATAGACCGAACACAATAGGGCTTGCAACAGTGGAATTACTGGAACACAATAATAGAACCATCAAAGTAAAGTTTCTTGATGCTATTAACGGAACGCCTGTACTTGATATTAAACCTGTATTTAAGGAATTCCAGCCAAAAACAGAGATCAAACAGCCTATATGGGTAGCGGATCTTATGAAAAACTACTGGAAATAG
- a CDS encoding GNAT family N-acetyltransferase has protein sequence MEHITLYKDQFCISTDKTRLDIDDIHGFLSTKAYWCLNIPKETVLAAIQNSLCFGVYLNEKQIGFARIISDFSTIAYLGDVYILEEYRGNGLSKWLMETIMNHPDLQGLRRWILLTGDAHGLYRQFGWTDIADPSKWMELHNKNVYSK, from the coding sequence ATGGAACACATAACGCTGTATAAAGACCAATTCTGCATTTCTACAGATAAAACAAGACTGGATATTGATGATATACACGGCTTCCTTTCAACGAAGGCATACTGGTGCCTGAATATTCCTAAAGAAACAGTACTGGCCGCCATACAAAACTCCCTTTGTTTCGGAGTTTACCTGAACGAAAAACAAATAGGTTTTGCCAGGATTATCTCTGATTTTTCCACTATTGCTTATTTAGGGGACGTCTACATTTTAGAGGAATACCGCGGAAACGGACTTTCTAAATGGTTGATGGAAACCATTATGAACCATCCGGATTTACAGGGTTTAAGACGATGGATTTTGCTCACCGGAGATGCACATGGACTTTACCGACAATTTGGATGGACCGATATTGCGGATCCTAGCAAATGGATGGAACTGCATAACAAAAATGTTTACAGCAAATAA
- a CDS encoding dicarboxylate/amino acid:cation symporter: protein MKAKKIYRQIYFQVIVAIIAGILLGRFYPELGEKMKPLGDGFIRLVKMIIAPVIFITLTLGIAHMTDLKKVGRIAMKAMIYFITFSTLALIIGLIVGNLLQPGHGLNVNPATLSGDVTQYQQKAHESTLTGFIMNIIPETLFSPLVGENILQVLLVAVLMGVTLVLTKEKSAKVTEFLQDLSAPVFKIVHMLMKLAPVGAFGAMAFTIGKYGLHSVLNLIFLVGTFYITSILFVVIVLGSVALYNGFNIFKLMYYLKEELLLVLGTSSSESALPGIMEKLEKAGCSKAIVGLVVPTGYSFNLDGTNIYMTLASLFIAQALNIHLPLEKQLLLLLVAMLSSKGAAGVTGAGFVTLAATLAVVPEIPLAGMTLILGIDKFMSECRALTNVIGNSVATVVVANWEKQLDKEQLHFALDHPNEAEKKIEI, encoded by the coding sequence TTGAAAGCAAAAAAAATTTACCGGCAGATCTATTTTCAGGTTATTGTCGCCATTATTGCAGGAATTCTTTTAGGAAGGTTTTATCCGGAACTGGGTGAAAAAATGAAGCCTTTAGGCGACGGATTTATCCGGCTGGTAAAAATGATTATTGCTCCGGTGATTTTCATTACGCTTACCCTGGGGATTGCGCATATGACCGATCTTAAGAAAGTAGGCAGAATTGCCATGAAGGCGATGATCTATTTCATTACCTTCTCAACGCTTGCGCTGATTATCGGACTTATTGTAGGCAATCTTTTGCAGCCCGGGCATGGGCTGAACGTTAACCCAGCCACACTTTCCGGAGACGTTACCCAGTACCAGCAGAAAGCGCACGAATCTACTCTCACAGGCTTCATCATGAATATCATTCCTGAAACCCTGTTCAGTCCTTTGGTTGGTGAAAACATATTACAGGTACTTTTGGTAGCCGTTCTAATGGGCGTTACCCTGGTCCTTACGAAAGAAAAAAGTGCTAAAGTAACTGAATTCCTGCAGGATCTTTCTGCCCCGGTCTTCAAAATTGTGCACATGCTGATGAAACTGGCGCCTGTCGGGGCTTTCGGGGCAATGGCCTTTACCATCGGAAAATACGGGCTACATTCAGTACTGAACCTTATTTTCCTGGTTGGAACGTTTTATATTACTTCCATCCTGTTTGTGGTGATTGTTCTGGGTTCTGTTGCGCTCTATAACGGCTTCAACATCTTCAAGCTGATGTATTACCTTAAAGAGGAGCTTTTACTGGTATTGGGAACCAGCTCCTCGGAATCCGCTTTACCGGGAATCATGGAGAAACTGGAAAAGGCTGGCTGTTCAAAAGCCATTGTAGGACTCGTAGTTCCTACAGGTTATTCATTCAATCTGGACGGCACCAATATATACATGACGTTAGCTTCCCTGTTCATTGCCCAGGCACTGAACATCCACCTGCCGCTGGAAAAACAATTGCTTCTTCTTCTTGTTGCCATGCTCAGTTCAAAAGGTGCGGCAGGAGTAACGGGAGCCGGATTTGTCACTTTAGCGGCAACGCTGGCTGTTGTCCCTGAAATTCCGCTCGCGGGAATGACCCTGATCCTGGGTATTGATAAATTTATGAGTGAATGCAGGGCTTTGACGAATGTGATCGGAAATTCCGTAGCTACTGTAGTTGTCGCCAATTGGGAGAAGCAGCTGGATAAGGAGCAGCTGCATTTCGCTTTAGACCATCCGAATGAGGCTGAAAAGAAAATTGAAATTTAA
- a CDS encoding helix-turn-helix domain-containing protein, producing MKHPNYKKIYADMITMKIPDKQEICRSILDKSKLSTIDIIDLQKKIFGIDNISMGQSNQRYKSYDKSTILKILDYQKKNGLNNNELARHFNLSRNTVAKWKKLFQ from the coding sequence ATGAAGCATCCAAACTATAAAAAAATTTATGCCGATATGATTACCATGAAGATTCCCGATAAGCAGGAAATCTGCAGGAGCATACTTGACAAATCGAAACTAAGCACAATTGATATCATCGATCTACAAAAGAAAATATTCGGAATAGATAATATTTCAATGGGACAGTCTAATCAGCGCTATAAATCCTATGACAAATCTACGATACTGAAAATCTTGGACTATCAAAAGAAGAACGGACTTAACAATAATGAACTGGCCAGACATTTTAATTTAAGCAGAAATACCGTAGCCAAATGGAAAAAGCTGTTTCAGTGA
- a CDS encoding transposase has product MNFKKIHIGELIKQRVYETEIEHMRICKFFDCTEKEIAEMYEAEILYPDVIMKWCKLLEYDFFRIYTQHLILYAPINHEKYSKKKTGKSALPSFSKSIYTQEVIEFILELILTGQKTKTEIISDYNIPKTTLYKWLQKYSTTEGKKEKKQ; this is encoded by the coding sequence ATGAATTTCAAAAAAATACACATCGGAGAACTGATCAAACAGCGGGTATACGAAACCGAAATCGAACATATGCGGATCTGTAAATTCTTCGACTGCACTGAAAAGGAAATCGCTGAAATGTATGAAGCTGAAATCCTATACCCGGATGTGATTATGAAATGGTGCAAGCTTCTAGAATACGATTTTTTCAGAATCTACACTCAGCATTTGATCCTTTACGCTCCTATTAATCACGAGAAATACAGCAAGAAAAAAACCGGTAAATCAGCATTGCCTTCCTTCAGTAAGAGCATTTATACCCAGGAAGTCATCGAATTTATTTTAGAGCTTATCCTTACCGGCCAGAAAACCAAAACAGAAATCATAAGTGATTATAACATTCCTAAAACAACTTTATATAAATGGCTGCAAAAATACAGTACAACAGAGGGGAAAAAAGAAAAAAAACAATGA
- a CDS encoding tyrosine-type recombinase/integrase — protein MNFTFYLPETSKDSGLIYLHLLDESFHLDFIFCTGITVAPEEWNVEKGRPKNIYLKKNKNINTVLDRIKVELAEYIRQRRTGRKAVTKTGISKKLSEVITTKPVQRSENSFLNLTLSYITARKEIICHSTYKRYLVFFRLLQRFEGFLQRHLLIEDIDAGFVRDFLIFGKEEEYSENTLHRTVHFVRTILNFVERKGIATNVRELEIRREKQSSRIIILTESEIATIKQTEVPEEYETAKKWLLISCYTGQRISDFMVFHKNQLSEAGNRMYITFVQQKTQKEIILPLHPVVLNILKKNNYSFPDPIDHNIYNRRIRKIAKLAGINEKINARKRTGHRSEDALVKKWEVISSHIGRRSFASNFYGKIPTPLLMQATGHSTEKMFLNYINHNSHDRLATLGNYFDQLYRG, from the coding sequence ATGAATTTCACTTTTTATCTTCCGGAAACATCCAAAGATTCCGGGCTTATTTATTTGCACCTTCTGGATGAATCATTTCATCTTGATTTTATTTTTTGTACGGGTATTACAGTGGCTCCTGAGGAATGGAACGTTGAAAAGGGGCGTCCGAAAAATATTTACCTGAAAAAAAATAAAAACATTAATACTGTTTTGGATCGTATCAAAGTAGAATTGGCTGAATATATCCGGCAACGGAGAACAGGCAGGAAAGCAGTTACCAAAACAGGGATTTCAAAAAAACTTAGTGAAGTCATCACCACAAAGCCTGTTCAGCGATCAGAAAACTCTTTTCTTAATCTTACCCTTTCTTATATTACTGCCCGTAAAGAAATAATCTGTCATTCAACCTACAAACGGTATCTTGTGTTCTTCAGGCTTCTCCAGCGCTTTGAAGGATTTTTACAAAGGCATCTACTGATAGAAGACATTGATGCAGGATTTGTACGGGATTTTTTAATCTTCGGTAAAGAAGAGGAATACAGCGAAAATACGCTTCACAGAACGGTTCATTTTGTAAGGACCATCCTGAATTTTGTGGAGAGGAAAGGAATTGCAACCAATGTACGTGAATTGGAAATCCGAAGGGAAAAACAGTCATCCCGCATTATTATCCTTACCGAGTCCGAAATCGCAACAATAAAGCAAACCGAAGTTCCTGAAGAATATGAAACAGCTAAAAAATGGCTGCTGATCAGCTGCTATACCGGGCAAAGGATCTCAGATTTTATGGTTTTTCATAAAAATCAGCTTTCGGAAGCGGGGAATCGTATGTACATAACCTTTGTACAGCAGAAAACACAAAAGGAAATTATCCTCCCGCTCCATCCTGTGGTTTTGAATATTCTGAAGAAAAACAATTACAGCTTTCCCGATCCCATCGACCATAATATTTATAACCGGCGAATCAGGAAGATTGCCAAACTGGCAGGGATCAACGAAAAAATCAATGCCAGGAAGCGTACCGGTCACCGTTCGGAAGATGCTCTGGTAAAAAAATGGGAAGTCATCAGCAGCCACATCGGCAGGCGCAGTTTTGCTTCCAATTTTTACGGAAAGATCCCGACTCCTCTGCTGATGCAGGCTACCGGACATAGCACGGAAAAAATGTTTTTAAATTATATTAATCACAATAGCCATGATCGCCTGGCAACGCTGGGAAACTATTTTGATCAACTTTATAGGGGATAG
- the ggt gene encoding gamma-glutamyltransferase: protein MKKLIIIGVLITQYFSAQYTDITIVKEVKVKNKGVVVSAHPLASEAGARILKMGGNAYDAVVATQYALAVVYPQAGNIGGGGFLVGVKSNGEKFTVDYRETAPLKASRDMYLDKNGKANTDLSQNGRLAVGIPGSVAGFFATLKYCRLPMEKIIQPSIDLAEKGFAITEQEAEMLNRHRDAFKKHNKTAIAFVKDVPWKAGDILIQKELAETLKLIQKLGAKGFYEGRTAELLVAEMKRGNGIITMQDLKNYRVAERKALEFDYKGNHVVSMPLPSSGGLLLAQMLRMASFENLEHYQQNSAKAVQIMAEAERRAFADRAEYMGDPDFIQDKTNYLISDDYLKSRWKSFSFDHATPSSEVGKIIAQPKESTQTTHISVLDKDGNAASVTTTLNGYYGSKVVVSGAGFFLNNEMDDFSIKPGVPNMFGAVGGEANSIQPNKRMLSSMTPTILLKNGKPFMVVGTPGGTTIPTSVYQSVVDVIDFKLNANISVNSPKFHHQWLPEAVAFEKNFPETTISEMKKLGYKAERWNQIGRTEMILIDETGNIHAVADGRGDDSVAVE from the coding sequence ATGAAGAAGCTGATCATTATAGGGGTACTGATAACGCAATATTTCTCAGCGCAGTACACAGACATTACGATTGTAAAGGAAGTAAAAGTAAAAAACAAGGGCGTGGTAGTCTCCGCCCATCCGCTCGCCAGCGAGGCAGGTGCCAGAATCCTGAAAATGGGTGGTAATGCGTATGATGCGGTAGTTGCCACTCAATATGCATTGGCAGTGGTTTATCCCCAGGCTGGTAACATAGGCGGCGGCGGCTTTCTGGTAGGAGTAAAAAGCAACGGTGAAAAGTTCACTGTGGATTACCGGGAAACCGCCCCACTCAAAGCATCAAGAGACATGTATCTTGATAAAAACGGAAAAGCCAATACCGACCTTTCCCAGAACGGAAGACTTGCCGTGGGCATTCCCGGAAGCGTGGCAGGCTTTTTTGCTACGCTGAAGTACTGCAGGCTTCCTATGGAGAAGATCATTCAGCCATCTATCGACCTGGCTGAGAAGGGATTTGCCATTACAGAGCAGGAAGCGGAAATGCTCAACAGGCATAGGGATGCATTCAAGAAACACAATAAAACAGCCATCGCTTTTGTGAAAGATGTACCCTGGAAGGCAGGTGACATCCTCATCCAGAAAGAGCTGGCCGAAACTTTAAAACTGATCCAGAAGCTTGGAGCAAAAGGCTTTTATGAAGGTAGGACTGCTGAATTGTTGGTTGCAGAAATGAAGAGAGGCAACGGAATCATCACGATGCAGGATCTTAAAAATTACAGGGTTGCAGAAAGGAAGGCGCTCGAATTCGATTATAAAGGCAACCATGTGGTCTCCATGCCTTTGCCGTCCAGCGGCGGGCTTCTCCTCGCCCAGATGCTCAGAATGGCCAGTTTTGAAAACCTTGAACATTACCAGCAGAACTCAGCAAAGGCCGTACAGATCATGGCAGAAGCAGAGAGGAGGGCATTTGCAGACCGTGCAGAATATATGGGCGACCCGGATTTCATTCAGGATAAAACCAATTACCTGATCTCTGATGATTACCTGAAAAGCCGTTGGAAAAGTTTCAGCTTTGATCATGCCACCCCAAGTTCAGAAGTGGGAAAAATCATTGCCCAGCCGAAAGAATCTACCCAGACTACCCATATTTCCGTCCTTGACAAAGATGGTAATGCAGCTTCCGTCACCACTACGCTTAACGGATACTACGGAAGCAAAGTAGTCGTATCCGGAGCAGGATTCTTCCTCAACAACGAAATGGATGATTTTTCCATCAAGCCAGGAGTTCCGAATATGTTCGGAGCCGTAGGCGGTGAAGCCAATTCCATACAGCCTAATAAGAGGATGCTGTCTTCTATGACTCCTACTATCCTTCTTAAAAACGGAAAACCGTTTATGGTGGTCGGGACACCCGGCGGAACGACCATTCCTACCTCGGTTTATCAATCGGTTGTGGATGTTATTGATTTTAAATTAAATGCCAACATTTCCGTTAATTCTCCAAAATTCCATCACCAATGGCTTCCTGAAGCCGTTGCCTTTGAAAAGAACTTCCCTGAGACTACCATCAGTGAGATGAAAAAACTGGGCTACAAAGCCGAAAGATGGAACCAGATCGGAAGAACCGAAATGATCCTGATTGATGAAACCGGAAATATTCATGCGGTAGCTGATGGCCGCGGCGATGATTCTGTGGCGGTAGAGTAA
- a CDS encoding NAD-dependent epimerase/dehydratase family protein, with amino-acid sequence MESYTEKILITGALGQIGTELTNRLVEIHGADNVVASGLDKWQKDITSAGHYERIDVTNTNLVRQVIKDYKITTVYHLASLLSGTSEKQPLFAWKLNLEPLIDFCEMAKEGLIKKIFWPSSIAVFGKGIPKQNVGQEVVLNPTTVYGISKMAGEKWCEYYFDKYGVDVRSIRYPGLISWKTPAGGGTTDYAVEIFYKAIEDGKYTSFISEDTAMPMLYMDDAIEATLKLMDAPKESLSVRSSYNLGGMSFTPKQLAEEIKKEIPEFEISYQPDFRQAIADSWPASIDDSTAKKDWNLSYDFGISEMTKDMIKNLRVKLGKD; translated from the coding sequence ATGGAATCCTATACGGAAAAAATCCTGATTACCGGTGCTTTGGGCCAAATCGGCACAGAGCTTACGAACCGCCTGGTTGAAATTCACGGCGCAGACAATGTAGTAGCTTCGGGTCTTGACAAATGGCAGAAAGACATCACTTCTGCAGGTCATTATGAGAGAATAGATGTTACCAATACAAACTTGGTGAGACAAGTCATCAAAGATTATAAGATCACCACAGTATATCATCTGGCATCCCTGTTGTCCGGGACTTCAGAAAAACAGCCGCTCTTTGCATGGAAATTAAACCTGGAGCCTCTTATTGATTTTTGTGAAATGGCGAAGGAAGGGCTTATTAAAAAGATTTTCTGGCCCAGTTCCATTGCAGTCTTCGGGAAAGGAATTCCAAAGCAAAATGTAGGGCAGGAGGTGGTCCTGAATCCTACCACCGTATATGGGATTTCTAAAATGGCAGGAGAGAAGTGGTGCGAATATTATTTTGACAAATATGGGGTTGATGTGAGAAGCATCAGGTATCCAGGATTGATCTCCTGGAAAACACCGGCAGGAGGCGGAACTACGGATTATGCTGTGGAGATTTTTTATAAAGCCATTGAAGACGGAAAATACACCAGCTTTATTTCTGAGGATACGGCCATGCCGATGCTGTATATGGATGATGCCATTGAGGCTACGCTGAAATTAATGGATGCACCCAAAGAAAGCCTTAGTGTACGTTCGTCATACAACCTGGGTGGAATGTCATTTACCCCGAAGCAGCTGGCTGAAGAAATCAAGAAAGAGATCCCGGAATTTGAGATCAGCTATCAGCCGGATTTCAGACAGGCTATAGCAGATTCATGGCCTGCATCCATTGATGATTCAACAGCTAAGAAAGACTGGAATCTCTCTTATGATTTCGGAATTTCTGAAATGACTAAAGATATGATCAAAAATCTCAGAGTAAAATTAGGTAAAGATTAA
- a CDS encoding polysaccharide deacetylase, giving the protein MILLTFNIVNIEAPAQKGSEISYEDRLNITIDNTKAILRILDLHDIKASFFIEISIAGKLKNMIKAISSQGHEIAFYNKDSQADFIEETKKETEYFLEKQVRGIRQKDLIISPEILKMAGFNYISRIDHAHVLFPLKRLKTTTKITEEDGLSIIPESISPYSQLPYNDFVFQFLPVKFYQNMVFETLKNDDFVLIYLDSWQFTDLKKHCFSVPFYRRLNAGKKMEDKLDALLSWINEKELATSRVKDYIF; this is encoded by the coding sequence ATGATATTATTAACTTTTAACATCGTCAACATAGAAGCTCCCGCTCAAAAAGGGAGTGAAATTTCTTATGAAGACAGGCTGAATATAACTATAGATAATACCAAAGCTATACTCAGGATTTTAGATCTCCATGATATCAAGGCTAGCTTTTTTATAGAGATTTCCATTGCCGGAAAACTCAAAAATATGATCAAAGCAATTTCATCCCAAGGGCATGAAATTGCTTTTTATAATAAAGATTCACAGGCTGACTTTATTGAAGAAACCAAAAAAGAAACAGAATATTTTCTGGAGAAGCAGGTAAGAGGAATCCGTCAGAAAGATCTGATAATATCTCCGGAGATCCTGAAGATGGCAGGGTTCAATTATATCTCTCGGATTGATCATGCGCATGTGCTGTTCCCTTTGAAGAGGCTTAAGACGACGACAAAAATTACAGAGGAAGACGGATTAAGTATTATTCCGGAAAGCATTTCTCCCTACAGCCAGCTGCCTTATAATGATTTCGTTTTCCAGTTCCTGCCGGTAAAATTCTATCAGAACATGGTCTTCGAGACTTTGAAAAATGATGACTTTGTCCTCATCTACCTCGATTCATGGCAGTTTACCGATCTTAAGAAACACTGCTTCTCAGTACCTTTTTACAGGCGCCTGAATGCAGGCAAAAAAATGGAGGACAAGCTGGATGCCCTCCTTAGCTGGATCAATGAGAAGGAGCTGGCTACTTCCCGCGTAAAGGATTATATTTTTTAG
- a CDS encoding metallophosphoesterase: MQKNFLFIAALFLVLEVYIYQAVRTLTDNFWLRLGYWIISLAIYGVFAYEITHFQRSDRNPFRIHLMISLFLVAILPKIFIVLFLLIDDIFRTGTYLIGLTRPDEHLFPERRKFLSLLGLGLGGVLSALFIDGITFGKYRHKVRKVTVKIKNLPESFRGYKIIQISDVHSGSFSDPSKLEHAIHLINEQKPDLVLFTGDMVNNVAEEFKPFIPLFSTIKAIDGKFAVLGNHDYADYVTWNSLDAKKKNLETLIGYEKEAGFEMLRNEHRIIEKNGEKLYILGVDNWGLKPFPQFGDLDKALKNVPESAAKILMSHDPTHFDYVVKKHPGNVQLTLSGHTHGMQFGLDLKNIKWSPVQYRYPKWADLYESEGKMLYVNRGFGVLGYPGRVGVLPEITLFELA, translated from the coding sequence ATGCAAAAGAATTTTTTATTTATAGCAGCGCTTTTCCTTGTTCTGGAAGTCTATATCTACCAGGCGGTAAGAACCCTTACGGATAATTTCTGGCTCAGGCTGGGGTACTGGATTATCTCTCTGGCTATCTACGGTGTCTTCGCCTATGAAATTACCCATTTTCAACGCTCAGACAGAAATCCTTTCAGAATCCATCTGATGATTTCGCTGTTCCTTGTTGCCATTCTTCCTAAAATATTCATTGTTTTATTTCTGCTGATCGATGACATTTTCCGGACGGGAACCTATCTCATTGGCCTTACAAGACCGGATGAGCATCTTTTTCCAGAGAGAAGGAAGTTTTTAAGCCTTTTAGGTCTTGGTCTCGGCGGCGTGCTATCAGCATTGTTCATAGACGGGATCACATTCGGAAAATACAGGCATAAGGTGAGAAAGGTAACGGTAAAAATCAAGAACCTGCCTGAAAGCTTCAGAGGATACAAAATTATTCAGATTTCGGATGTACACAGTGGAAGTTTTTCCGACCCTTCAAAGCTCGAACATGCCATCCATCTGATTAACGAACAAAAGCCTGACCTGGTCCTGTTCACTGGGGATATGGTGAATAATGTTGCCGAGGAATTCAAGCCGTTTATCCCTCTTTTTTCTACAATAAAAGCCATCGATGGTAAATTTGCCGTGCTGGGCAATCATGATTACGCGGACTATGTTACCTGGAACTCCCTGGATGCGAAAAAGAAAAACCTGGAAACACTGATTGGGTATGAAAAAGAAGCCGGTTTTGAGATGCTGAGGAACGAGCACAGGATCATTGAGAAAAACGGCGAGAAGCTGTATATCCTTGGTGTAGACAACTGGGGGCTCAAACCGTTCCCACAGTTCGGAGACCTGGACAAGGCTCTTAAAAACGTCCCGGAATCTGCCGCAAAAATCCTGATGAGCCATGACCCTACCCATTTTGATTATGTCGTTAAAAAGCACCCGGGAAATGTCCAGCTGACCCTTTCAGGCCATACCCATGGCATGCAGTTCGGACTTGATCTGAAAAATATCAAATGGTCCCCGGTACAATACCGCTATCCGAAATGGGCAGACCTGTATGAAAGTGAGGGAAAAATGTTGTATGTAAACCGTGGATTCGGGGTATTGGGTTATCCGGGAAGGGTGGGCGTTTTGCCTGAAATTACGCTTTTTGAACTTGCTTAA
- a CDS encoding 3-oxoacyl-ACP synthase III family protein, with product MPNTIIIGSGSYIPNRIIGRDFFLDSDFYTEDGIKIDKPAAETIGKFVEITEIENRRFIEDDLSNSQIGYEAAKKALEDANVDGEELDYIIYASNFGEVTPYGYADFMPTMAARVKNKLGIRNRKCITYDMLFGCPGWVEAMILADTLIKAGTAKTILVIGGETLSRVTDPHDRNRMIFADGAGAVVVQATEQENVGIIAHNTICDNGPELDYLANGPSINKESDQTRLFVRMQGRKIYEYALKNVPVAIKETIDDAGLSITDIDKILIHQANAKMDYAMIERLHKLYDIKEYNHSISPMTIQEFGNSSVATIPTMFDLIVKGKMEGQTFKDKGNIVMTSVGAGMNINAIVYRFP from the coding sequence ATGCCGAATACGATCATTATTGGTTCCGGGTCTTATATTCCCAACCGAATTATTGGTAGAGATTTCTTTTTAGATTCAGACTTTTATACGGAAGATGGAATAAAGATTGACAAACCTGCTGCAGAAACTATCGGAAAATTTGTAGAAATTACTGAAATCGAAAACCGGAGATTCATAGAAGATGATCTTTCAAATTCACAAATCGGTTACGAAGCTGCCAAAAAAGCACTTGAAGATGCCAATGTAGATGGTGAAGAGCTTGATTATATTATCTATGCAAGCAATTTCGGAGAGGTTACGCCTTACGGGTATGCCGATTTTATGCCGACTATGGCTGCAAGAGTAAAAAACAAACTGGGAATCAGAAACAGAAAATGCATCACCTACGATATGCTCTTCGGATGTCCGGGATGGGTGGAAGCCATGATCCTTGCCGATACCCTGATCAAAGCAGGAACCGCTAAAACCATCCTTGTTATAGGTGGTGAAACATTAAGCCGCGTAACAGACCCTCACGACAGGAACAGAATGATTTTTGCCGACGGAGCCGGTGCCGTTGTAGTTCAGGCTACCGAACAGGAAAATGTAGGGATCATCGCGCATAATACCATCTGTGATAACGGGCCGGAGCTGGATTACCTGGCTAACGGACCTTCCATTAATAAAGAATCGGACCAGACCAGGCTGTTCGTAAGAATGCAGGGAAGAAAGATCTATGAGTACGCTCTTAAAAATGTCCCTGTAGCCATTAAGGAAACCATTGATGACGCAGGACTTTCCATTACTGATATTGATAAAATCCTGATCCACCAGGCTAATGCCAAAATGGACTATGCCATGATTGAAAGGCTTCATAAGCTGTATGACATCAAAGAATACAACCACAGCATCTCCCCAATGACAATCCAGGAGTTCGGAAATTCATCTGTGGCAACGATTCCTACCATGTTTGACCTTATCGTTAAAGGAAAAATGGAGGGTCAAACGTTTAAAGATAAAGGGAACATTGTGATGACTTCGGTGGGAGCCGGAATGAACATCAATGCCATTGTTTACCGATTTCCTTAA